One window of Novosphingobium sp. P6W genomic DNA carries:
- a CDS encoding ribonuclease D, with translation MAVYLHEEDLPEGVLAPGPVAVDTETMGLITPRDRLCLVQISDGKGDEHLVRFAPGSAYDAPNLKAVLADPARLKLYHFARFDLAAVEHYMGVTAAPVFCTKIASKLVRTYTDRHGLKDLVRELLGKEVSKQQQSSDWGAPELTEAQKDYAASDVRYLHAMHTILVTRLARENRTEIAQACFDFLPARARLDLAGWPDHDIFSHEAA, from the coding sequence ATGGCTGTCTATCTCCACGAAGAAGATCTCCCCGAAGGCGTGCTTGCGCCGGGGCCCGTCGCTGTCGACACCGAAACGATGGGTCTCATCACCCCTCGCGACCGGCTCTGCCTCGTGCAGATCTCGGATGGGAAGGGGGACGAGCATCTCGTCCGCTTCGCTCCCGGCAGCGCTTACGACGCGCCCAACCTGAAGGCCGTGCTGGCCGATCCGGCGCGCCTCAAGCTGTACCACTTCGCGCGCTTCGATCTGGCTGCGGTGGAACATTATATGGGCGTCACTGCGGCGCCGGTGTTCTGCACCAAGATCGCCAGCAAACTGGTGCGTACCTACACGGATCGCCACGGCCTCAAGGACCTCGTGCGCGAATTGCTCGGCAAGGAAGTGTCCAAGCAGCAGCAGTCGAGCGACTGGGGCGCCCCGGAACTGACCGAAGCGCAAAAGGACTACGCCGCATCGGACGTGCGTTACCTGCACGCAATGCACACCATCCTGGTAACGCGCCTTGCCCGTGAAAACCGCACCGAGATCGCCCAGGCCTGTTTCGATTTCCTGCCCGCCCGCGCCCGGCTCGACCTGGCAGGCTGGCCCGACCATGACATCTTCAGCCACGAAGCAGCCTGA
- a CDS encoding uracil-DNA glycosylase, which produces MATQQSQSVPASWAPALDPVLATAEARKLGGWLKEEEAAGKHIFPPRGSRLRAFELTPLDEVRVVILGQDPYHGAGQAHGLSFSVPEGVRVPPSLVNIYKELASDCGVTAPGHGNLEHWARQGVLLLNNALTVEEGQAGSHQNRGWEAITDAAVAAVAAKAQPCVFMLWGNHAKKKAMRVAGLAKSHHLVLTAPHPSPLSAHAGFFGCRHFSRANEFLRENGRGTIAW; this is translated from the coding sequence ATGGCAACACAGCAGTCCCAGAGTGTACCGGCAAGTTGGGCTCCGGCGCTCGATCCAGTCCTTGCTACGGCCGAGGCGCGCAAGCTTGGCGGCTGGCTCAAGGAGGAGGAAGCCGCGGGCAAGCACATCTTTCCGCCGCGCGGCAGCCGGCTGCGCGCTTTCGAGCTGACGCCGCTGGACGAAGTACGCGTGGTGATCTTGGGGCAGGACCCCTACCACGGCGCCGGGCAGGCGCATGGACTGTCGTTTTCGGTGCCCGAGGGGGTTCGGGTGCCGCCCTCGCTGGTGAACATCTACAAGGAACTGGCCAGCGACTGCGGCGTGACCGCGCCGGGGCATGGCAACCTCGAACATTGGGCGCGGCAGGGCGTGCTGCTGCTCAACAACGCCCTCACCGTCGAGGAGGGGCAGGCCGGGTCGCACCAGAACCGGGGCTGGGAGGCGATCACCGACGCGGCTGTTGCTGCCGTGGCGGCCAAGGCGCAGCCTTGCGTCTTCATGTTATGGGGCAATCACGCGAAGAAGAAGGCCATGCGCGTGGCGGGGTTGGCAAAAAGCCACCACCTCGTGCTGACGGCCCCGCATCCCAGCCCGCTTTCGGCTCATGCGGGCTTCTTCGGTTGCCGGCATTTCAGCCGCGCGAACGAATTCCTCCGCGAGAATGGGCGCGGGACGATCGCCTGGTGA
- a CDS encoding putative quinol monooxygenase: MLLEIAEIEVRPGAEDQFAAAMRETGVAHLAACEGVVTASFGRGVENPSKFTFNVVWTSIEAHEAARSLEDFGKFRACFGDMSISGAMSHYRMDAALTGPAA, encoded by the coding sequence ATGCTGCTGGAAATCGCCGAAATCGAAGTACGCCCGGGCGCGGAAGATCAGTTCGCGGCCGCCATGCGTGAAACCGGCGTCGCCCACCTTGCCGCCTGCGAGGGCGTGGTCACGGCCAGCTTCGGGCGCGGAGTGGAAAACCCCTCGAAATTCACCTTCAACGTCGTCTGGACGTCGATCGAAGCCCATGAGGCCGCCCGGTCGCTCGAAGATTTCGGCAAGTTCCGCGCCTGCTTCGGCGACATGTCCATCAGCGGCGCGATGAGCCACTACCGGATGGACGCAGCCCTCACCGGCCCTGCGGCCTGA
- a CDS encoding glutamate synthase subunit beta, whose product MGKETGFLELDRHDRKYGPVDARLKNYNEFVIPLAPQALKDQASRCMNCGVPHCHTGCPVNNIIPDWNHLVYEDDFRNALEVLHSTNNFPEFTGRICPAPCEAACTLNIIDEPVTIKSIECAIVDKGWTEGWITPQAPAKRTGKSVAVVGSGPAGLACAQQLARAGHSVTVFEKNDRVGGLMRYGIPDFKMEKHLINRRAAQMEAEGVVFKTSTEVGVTVSVASLKENFDAVVFAGGAEEARRLDIPGAELPGVRPAMEFLTQQNKRNAGDDELRAAPRGTISATGKHIIVIGGGDTGSDCVGTSNRQGAASVTQLEIMPKPPVMEDKAMSWPFWPLKLRTSSSHEEGADRDWSILTKRVVGSNDVTGLECVRVEWAGGKMTEVPGSEFTLQADLIFLAMGFTGPRKTGMIDQSGVELDPRGNVKANMLKYQTSDEQIFACGDMRRGQSLVVWAIREGRQCARSVDEVLMGASLLPR is encoded by the coding sequence ATGGGTAAGGAAACCGGCTTTCTCGAGCTTGACCGCCACGACCGCAAGTACGGTCCGGTCGACGCGCGGCTGAAGAACTACAACGAGTTCGTCATCCCGCTCGCACCCCAGGCGCTCAAGGACCAGGCATCGCGCTGCATGAATTGCGGCGTGCCGCACTGCCATACCGGCTGCCCGGTCAACAACATCATCCCGGACTGGAACCACCTGGTCTACGAGGACGACTTCCGCAACGCGCTGGAGGTCCTCCACTCGACCAACAACTTCCCGGAATTCACCGGCCGCATCTGCCCCGCCCCGTGCGAGGCAGCCTGCACGCTCAACATCATCGACGAGCCGGTGACCATCAAGTCGATCGAATGCGCGATCGTCGACAAGGGATGGACCGAAGGCTGGATCACTCCGCAGGCGCCTGCAAAGCGCACCGGCAAGTCGGTCGCGGTGGTGGGTTCTGGCCCGGCGGGCCTCGCCTGCGCCCAGCAGCTGGCACGCGCCGGCCACTCCGTCACGGTGTTCGAGAAGAACGACCGGGTCGGCGGGCTGATGCGCTACGGCATCCCCGACTTCAAGATGGAGAAGCACCTCATCAATCGCCGCGCGGCGCAGATGGAAGCCGAAGGCGTGGTGTTCAAGACTTCCACCGAAGTGGGCGTGACCGTCTCGGTCGCTTCGCTGAAGGAGAACTTCGACGCCGTGGTCTTCGCCGGCGGCGCCGAGGAAGCCCGCCGTCTGGACATCCCCGGCGCGGAACTGCCGGGTGTGCGTCCGGCGATGGAATTCCTGACCCAGCAGAACAAGCGCAACGCCGGCGACGACGAACTGCGCGCCGCTCCGCGCGGCACGATCTCCGCAACCGGCAAGCACATCATCGTCATCGGCGGCGGTGATACCGGGTCGGACTGCGTTGGCACCTCCAACCGCCAGGGCGCGGCTTCGGTCACCCAGCTGGAAATCATGCCCAAGCCGCCGGTGATGGAAGACAAGGCAATGTCGTGGCCGTTCTGGCCGCTCAAGCTGCGCACGTCCTCCAGCCACGAAGAAGGCGCGGACCGCGACTGGTCGATCCTGACCAAGCGCGTCGTCGGCAGCAACGACGTCACCGGCCTGGAATGCGTCCGCGTCGAGTGGGCGGGCGGCAAGATGACGGAAGTGCCCGGCAGCGAGTTCACGCTGCAGGCGGACCTGATCTTCCTCGCCATGGGCTTCACCGGCCCGCGCAAGACCGGCATGATCGACCAGTCCGGCGTCGAGCTGGACCCGCGCGGCAACGTCAAGGCCAACATGCTCAAGTACCAGACCAGCGACGAGCAGATCTTCGCCTGCGGCGACATGCGCCGCGGCCAGTCGCTGGTCGTCTGGGCGATCCGCGAGGGCCGCCAGTGCGCCCGCTCGGTCGACGAAGTGCTGATGGGCGCCAGCCTGCTGCCGCGCTGA